From Aedes albopictus strain Foshan chromosome 1, AalbF5, whole genome shotgun sequence, one genomic window encodes:
- the LOC134284944 gene encoding uncharacterized protein LOC134284944 yields MEKKKTNKRQFAWLVAFMEKYPELARGGKFTDSRESVPTLWARAQTSLNSLGPPTRSVAQWQKVWTDKKLQLKKKLQHNSNEVRATGGGRNTQYSFTDLEEVIIRLLSLNRLVDHSGAVFGTPASPVASTSRDQPRQISCNDDCQSDEGEPTRNEPSCQPEEVSARENGGERGDQPTPLRRRVNKRNYRKTLLEKQTKDLGKMKAYVQRPFVRCKPARCNVFWLQVR; encoded by the exons ATGGA GAAGAAAAAAACGAACAAGCGGCAGTTTGCATGGCTCGTTGCCTTCATGGAAAAGTATCCGGAGCTTGCAAGAGGTGGCAAATTTACCGACTCCCGCGAATCAGTACCTACTCTTTGGGCGCGAGCCCAAACATCGCTTAACAGTTTGGGTCCTCCCACACGATCCGTAGCACAGTGGCAAAAA GTTTGGACTGACAAGAAGCTTCAACTAAAGAAGAAGTTGCAGCACAACAGCAACGAAGTAAGAGCTACTGGTGGCGGCAGGAATACACAATATTCTTTCACGGATCTGGAAGAAGTAATCATTCGTCTGCTTTCGCTTAATAGATTGGTGGATCACAGCG GTGCTGTTTTTGGAACACCTGCTTCACCTGTCGCATCTACAAGCCGAGATCAACCAAGACAGATTTCTTGCAATGATGATTGCCAAAGTGATGAAGGTGAACCTACACGTAACGAACCGTCCTGTCAGCCAGAAGAAGTGAGTGCTCGTGAGAATGGAGGTGAAAGAGGTGACCAGCCTACCCCCCTTCGTAGGCGCGTAAACAAGCGCAattaccgaaaaactttgctggAGAAGCAGACGAAGGATCTCGGAAAAATGAAGGCATATGTACAGCGTCCGTTcgttcgttgcaaacccgctcgttgcaacgtCTTTTGGTTGCAAGTTCGCTAA
- the LOC109401323 gene encoding putative nuclease HARBI1: MMSVELWFDTDSEDEEEYANLAAERRRIRDYSDPLDQTEKSFRKFFRVSKDIFLYLLDIVDTKLNPSYQSTAVPPMIMLAACLRFFAEGNYQKGVGNDRFIGLAQPTMSKVLQLVLDIIEKDVCPLVIRFPNEEREKDEIKLGFYEKTGYPGVIGCVDGTHISIITPAHDKHLFYNRKGYYSLNVMLVCDHNLMIRYLDANHPGSSHDSFVWNGSFLNRLLQQNYENGERNCWLLGDAGYPLTPFLITPFRTGGNITERETRFNDMHSKTRITVERSIGVAKNTFRCLLKDRQLHYKPAKATQIINVCIALHNLRIKHKMDYDEPDLSDEEEVEFQGIGENHENAVRIREEIMNNIL, from the exons ATGATGAGCGTTGAACTGTGGTTTGACACCGACAGTGAAGATGAGGAGGAGTACGCCAATCTCGCGGCAGAACGTCGAAGAATAAGAGATTATTCTGATCCGCTGGATCAAACCGAAAAATC GTTCAGAAAGTTCTTCCGAGTGTCAAAGGACATTTTCTTATATCTTCTGGACATAGTTGACACGAAACTGAATCCATCGTATCAATCTACGGCAGTTCCTCCGATGATTATGCTGGCAGCTTGTCTAAGGTTTTTCGCCGAAGGCAATTACCAAAAAGGTGTTGGGAATGACCGGTTTATTGGGTTGGCGCAACCAACAATGTCAAAAGTATTGCAACTGGTTCTGGACATAATTGAGAAAGATGTGTGTCCTCTCGTAATCCGTTTTCCAAACGAAGAGCGAGAAAAGGATGAAATAAAGCTGGGCTTTTACGAAAAAACAGGATACCCTGGTGTCATCGGTTGCGTAGATGGCACCCACATAAGCATCATAACTCCAGCACACGACAAGCACCTATTTTACAATCGTAAAGGTTATTACAGTCTAAACGTGATGTTG GTTTGTGACCACAATTTGATGATTCGATATTTGGATGCTAACCACCCGGGTTCCTCGCACGATTCTTTTGTTTGGAACGGCAGCTTTTTGAATCGGTTGCTTCAACAAAACTATGAGAACGGAGAACGAAACTGCTGGCTACTAG GAGATGCTGGTTATCCCTTGACTCCTTTTCTCATCACTCCCTTTCGCACTGGTGGAAACATCACTGAAAGAGAGACCAGGTTCAACGACATGCATTCAAAAACACGAATTACGGTAGAAAGATCAATTGGAGTAGCCAAGAACACATTTCGATGCTTATTGAAGGACAGACAGCTACATTACAAGCCAGCAAAAGCTACACAGATAATCAATGTCTGCATTGCACTTCACAATCTACGCATCAAACATAAGATGGACTATGACGAACCAGATCTTTCCGATGAAGAAGAGGTGGAGTTTCAAGGTATTGGCGAGAATCATGAGAATGCGGTTAGAATTAGAGAAGAAATAATGAATAATATCTTGTAA
- the LOC109427493 gene encoding uncharacterized protein LOC109427493, with protein MITNLVMTRLRHLLITVAALIKRILCCCSRRRKGSTCEGADAALNSVDVVRDSGARYKNVVEKDWNSWDDSPKTVEEHIERYREQLAAPPPPREPPPEEQIDFFQDMAPKTFSQPKVYIAEDGPQDDPSGSQFSRLTAQIDIPVEDGLTDWNDDGPRAGWDDADENTTKQLIRETRKELRQQRQMQHHHHQQQQQEHRGYYK; from the exons ATGATCACCAATCTGGTAATGACTCGGTTACGGCACCTGCTGATAACGGTGGCCGCACTGATCAAGCGAATTCTATGCTGTTGCTCACGCCGCAGGAAAGGCTCGACCTGTGAGGGTGCTGATGCGGCACTCAATTCCGTGGATGTGGTGCGCGATTCTGGAGCTAGATATAAG AACGTGGTGGAAAAAGACTGGAACTCGTGGGACGATTCGCCTAAGACGGTGGAGGAGCACATCGAGCGGTACCGGGAGCAGCTGGCTGCTCCTCCACCCCCGCGGGAACCGCCACCGGAGGAGCAGATAGACTTTTTCCAAGACATGGCCCCGAAGACGTTCAGTCAGCCGAAGGTGTACATTGCCGAAGATGGGCCGCAGGATGACCCGAGTGGGTCGCAGTTTTCTCGCCTCACGGCCCAAATTGACATTCCGGTGGAGGATGGACTGACCGACTGGAACGACGATGGGCCGCGGGCCGGATGGGATGATGCCGACGAAAATACCACCAAACAGCTGATCCGGGAGACGAGGAAGGAACTTCGGCAGCAGCGGCAGATGCAGcaccatcatcatcagcagcagcaacaggagCATCGTGGGTATTACAAGTGA
- the LOC115256761 gene encoding jerky protein homolog-like has translation ISLFLADTSPDTRSSSTPGSSGALSSELVTITASELSSVLASDAASSSKSGQSTSGKATAGAGVKRKHTTLNLVTKMQIIEEAERDELSYEMIAKKYGVATSSVSRYVKNKNSIRENIEKYRGHGIADRKTMKEPCYPLLEEALYVWVLQERERNMIIPPDVLKAKAEKFFRAFQEQGCYAGKTFTGSDGWLRRFRKRYGLRVLIAAGEKASADVDAYLLFKTVLLNKIVEMGLTKSQVYNADESAIFIKMIASRTVALWDESCASGRKLDKTRFTFMPCCNIDGTMKMKLMFIGTAANPREFSRYSKKLLPVSYYHSKKAWMTRQLFRSWFHEEFIPEVRKFSVQHNLEPKALLVLDNCSAHFDGCGDLRSDDGLIQVIYLPPNVTSQCQPMDQSIINAVKLRYKRKLMLFLVLENINLPFMQRLKKVSLRTSIEWLSSAWNEITSTSIENSWKKLIDEFPEAEWQDTSQHDENHLEDIHSLMASIDRLAETETDDDHLQQWLKDDVRDSDGNPAWFTTEVFEDAEIVKSTLNKSHDPQYEEEEWLEDPPEEDADIQYESQSSSAENSQCSEFQKALDSLDYLIEYVKHDLSEVSKLKLLRMNLIENEWKKRNM, from the coding sequence ATTTCACTCTTTTTAGCGGACACATCTCCCGACACAAGATCCTCTTCCACGCCTGGATCATCTGGTGCGCTGTCATCCGAATTGGTAACCATCACGGCATCTGAACTATCTTCCGTTTTGGCTTCTGATGCAGCTTCCAGTTCCAAGTCGGGCCAATCAACTTCCGGAAAAGCTACCGCTGGCGCTGGTGTGAAACGTAAACATACTACGCTCAACTTGGTGACAAAAATGCAAATAATTGAGGAGGCGGAAAGAGATGAACTTTCGTACGAGATGATTGCGAAAAAATATGGGGTAGCAACATCTTCCGTTTCCCGGTACGTGAAAAACAAGAATTCCATAAGGGAAAATATTGAGAAGTATCGGGGACATGGAATCGCTGATCGGAAAACAATGAAGGAGCCATGCTATCCATTGCTGGAAGAAGCTTTATATGTGTGGGTTCTGCAGGAGCGCGAACGGAACATGATCATCCCCCCCGATGTACTCAAGGCGAAAGCAGAAAAATTCTTCCGGGCCTTTCAGGAACAAGGATGCTACGCCGGTAAAACGTTTACTGGTTCTGATGGGTGGCTTCGTAGATTCAGGAAGCGTTACGGTTTGCGGGTATTAATAGCTGCAGGGGAGAAAGCATCCGCGGACGTGGATGCATATCTTTTGTTCAAGACCGTACTTCTGAATAAAATTGTTGAAATGGGCCTCACGAAATCTCAGGTTTACAACGCAGATGAGTCAGCGATATTTATTAAAATGATTGCTTCTCGTACTGTGGCACTTTGGGACGAATCGTGCGCATCAGGTCGAAAGTTGGATAAGACAAGATTCACTTTCATGCCGTGCTGTAATATTGATGGCACAATGAAAATGAAATTAATGTTTATCGGTACTGCAGCAAACCCAAGAGAATTCAGCCGCTATTCGAAAAAGTTGCTTCCAGTATCTTATTATCATTCGAAAAAGGCGTGGATGACACGTCAACTTTTTCGATCCTGGTTTCATGAAGAATTCATCCCGGAGGTTCGCAAATTTTCCGTACAACACAATCTTGAACCAAAAGCGTTGCTAGTGTTAGACAACTGCTCAGCTCACTTTGATGGTTGCGGAGATCTGCGAAGTGATGATGGTCTCATACAAGTCATCTATTTGCCACCCAATGTTACATCACAATGCCAGCCCATGGACCAGTCCATAATAAATGCAGTTAAGCTTAGATACAAAAGAAAGCTTATGCTGTTCTTGGTACTGGAAAATATCAATTTGCCTTTCATGCAAAGACTGAAGAAGGTATCCTTGCGAACCAGCATCGAGTGGTTGTCGTCAGCATGGAATGAAATAACATCAACATCAAttgaaaattcgtggaaaaaacTCATCGATGAATTTCCAGAAGCAGAATGGCAGGACACTTCTCAGCACGACGAGAATCACTTGGAAGATATTCATTCATTAATGGCGTCCATTGACAGATTGGCTGAAACTGAAACCGATGACGATCATCTCCAGCAGTGGCTCAAGGATGATGTACGGGATAGCGATGGAAACCCTGCATGGTTCACGACAGAAGTATTTGAAGATGCCGAGATCGTCAAGTCTACATTGAATAAATCGCATGATCCTCAGTACGAGGAAGAAGAATGGCTTGAAGATCCGCCCGAAGAGGATGCCGATATTCAATACGAGTCTCAAAGTTCGTCTGCGGAAAATTCTCAATGTTCTGAATTTCAGAAGGCGCTAGATTCTCTTGACTATTTAATAGAATACGTGAAACATGATTTGTCTGAAGTAAGCAAGCTGAAGTTGTTGCGCATGAATCTAATTGAAAACGAGTGGAAGAAGCGGAATATGTGA